A DNA window from Litorivicinus lipolyticus contains the following coding sequences:
- a CDS encoding GumC family protein — protein MSDFDQEQKFEVPAKYLAAVSRFKWALGVGVLFLAVIAVSVSMLIPATYRSEGMVLVETQQIPDELVRSTVTSVAAERIQIIRQRVMTRERLLELMDKYPDLHEWLGGELVSQRVAKFRENVLVDLISSNSRSHSAATIAFKISFDAPEAAMAQAVANDLVTMFLDENVRARTERATETTGFLQGEADKMRQRLAETETSIAVFKNDNADALPEHLDLYLSMLERARGEATDIRRQIEVQTNQVSLYEGEIAASRQEQSESPELVRLEAEYARLTSLYLPSHPDVRSIQTQLDTAKSIRKTSTQSQAGRVFESKISAAQKQRRLLRSELIQANENIAVLEAQIVRIPQVEQGLIALNRDYEAVQSQYEQLIGSTMQAQMAESLEQGRKAERFSLLEAPVVPDQPHSPDRKKLLGGGLVASAGLPLALVLAVGFFDRSVRGTSAVERVVGQLPLVSVGVINPGVASRHWFLKSLLMLLVLMALAVAAALVVHTQVMPLDTYVYKAIYKFNLEGFVQ, from the coding sequence GTGAGCGACTTCGATCAAGAGCAAAAGTTTGAAGTGCCGGCCAAGTATTTGGCAGCGGTGTCACGTTTCAAGTGGGCACTCGGGGTGGGCGTTCTGTTCCTGGCGGTGATCGCCGTGTCGGTATCCATGCTGATCCCGGCGACCTATCGATCCGAAGGCATGGTGTTAGTCGAGACGCAGCAAATTCCCGACGAGTTGGTGCGATCAACGGTGACCTCGGTCGCCGCGGAACGTATTCAGATCATTCGCCAGCGCGTGATGACCCGTGAACGGTTGCTCGAATTGATGGACAAGTACCCGGATTTGCATGAATGGCTGGGTGGCGAGCTGGTCTCTCAGCGGGTGGCGAAATTCCGTGAAAATGTCCTCGTCGACCTGATCAGCTCTAACTCGCGCTCCCACAGCGCCGCGACAATTGCGTTCAAAATTAGCTTTGACGCCCCTGAGGCGGCGATGGCGCAAGCGGTTGCCAACGACTTGGTGACCATGTTTTTGGATGAAAACGTCCGCGCGCGTACCGAACGAGCCACCGAAACCACGGGCTTTTTGCAAGGCGAAGCCGACAAGATGCGCCAGCGCTTGGCAGAGACTGAAACCTCTATTGCGGTGTTCAAAAACGACAACGCGGATGCGTTGCCCGAGCACTTGGATCTTTACCTTTCGATGTTGGAACGGGCTCGGGGTGAGGCCACGGACATTCGCCGTCAGATCGAAGTTCAGACCAACCAAGTATCCCTATACGAAGGTGAAATCGCAGCCAGTCGTCAGGAACAGTCAGAAAGCCCTGAGCTGGTCCGCCTGGAAGCCGAATATGCGCGCCTGACATCGCTGTATTTGCCGAGCCACCCGGATGTCCGCTCTATTCAGACGCAATTGGATACCGCCAAGTCAATTCGTAAGACCTCGACCCAAAGTCAGGCCGGACGTGTCTTTGAAAGCAAGATCTCAGCGGCCCAGAAACAGCGGCGGTTGCTGCGAAGTGAGCTGATCCAAGCGAACGAGAATATCGCAGTGCTGGAAGCCCAAATCGTGCGGATACCCCAGGTTGAACAAGGGTTAATCGCGTTGAATCGTGATTACGAAGCCGTTCAATCCCAGTACGAACAGCTGATCGGTAGCACGATGCAAGCGCAAATGGCTGAAAGCCTTGAGCAAGGCCGCAAAGCAGAGCGCTTTTCACTGCTGGAAGCTCCCGTTGTGCCGGACCAACCACATAGTCCGGATCGAAAAAAGCTACTGGGCGGCGGTCTGGTTGCGTCGGCGGGTTTGCCGTTGGCCTTGGTGCTGGCGGTTGGCTTTTTTGACCGCAGTGTCCGCGGCACCAGCGCTGTCGAACGGGTCGTCGGTCAGTTGCCGTTAGTGTCGGTGGGTGTGATTAACCCAGGCGTTGCATCGCGCCACTGGTTTCTAAAGTCGCTGCTGATGCTGTTGGTGCTAATGGCGCTGGCGGTGGCGGCCGCGCTGGTCGTTCATACCCAGGTCATGCCGCTGGATACCTATGTCTACAAAGCTATCTACAAATTTAACCTCGAGGGGTTCGTCCAATGA
- a CDS encoding CpsD/CapB family tyrosine-protein kinase, giving the protein MSRLYDAVQKSKGNLTAPVVAPAPAPIVEGARDRAQPPVAARKTRTIKVDTHSLKQNRVLSFDKNEPEAESFALLRTKVLHQMTVNGWNSLGITAPHEGAGKSLVAVNLAYSLLLEGNKNILLVDLDLRRPTLHKYFDFTPEFGLVDYVRNGTPLDQILVSPEGDPKLSVLPSKGRTLHSSETLTLPKMRELLWEMKSRYDDRIIIFDMPPCLITDDVMVSLPYVDCSILVAEDGRTKEDELKQAHLMLNEHGFLGVVLNRVKDTRKIYVY; this is encoded by the coding sequence ATGAGCAGACTTTACGATGCGGTGCAAAAGTCAAAAGGCAATCTGACGGCTCCGGTTGTGGCACCCGCACCCGCACCGATCGTTGAAGGTGCTCGGGATCGTGCACAGCCTCCTGTGGCCGCGCGGAAGACCCGGACCATTAAAGTGGACACCCATTCACTCAAGCAAAATCGGGTTTTGTCATTTGATAAGAACGAGCCCGAAGCGGAAAGCTTCGCGTTGTTGCGGACCAAAGTTTTGCACCAAATGACGGTGAATGGATGGAACTCATTGGGGATTACGGCCCCGCATGAGGGTGCGGGCAAGTCGTTGGTCGCCGTTAACCTGGCCTACAGCCTGTTATTGGAAGGCAACAAGAACATATTGCTGGTGGACTTGGACTTGCGCCGGCCGACCTTGCACAAGTACTTCGACTTCACGCCGGAATTCGGTCTGGTCGACTACGTCCGAAATGGCACACCGCTGGACCAGATTTTGGTGTCGCCGGAGGGTGACCCCAAATTGTCAGTTTTGCCGTCCAAGGGGCGGACTCTGCACTCATCAGAGACCTTGACGCTCCCGAAAATGAGGGAGTTGCTGTGGGAAATGAAATCCCGCTATGACGATCGGATAATCATTTTTGATATGCCGCCATGCCTGATTACAGACGATGTCATGGTCTCACTGCCGTATGTCGACTGCTCGATTCTGGTGGCCGAGGATGGTCGAACCAAAGAAGACGAGCTTAAGCAAGCGCACTTGATGCTGAATGAGCATGGCTTTTTGGGCGTTGTGCTTAACAGGGTCAAAGACACCCGGAAAATCTATGTCTACTGA
- a CDS encoding glycosyltransferase family 2 protein → MSTDQCIGVVFVSYNCGRDIAELIGRLKAQPVAGYRFTYVVVDNASADDSVERLAGIVSEDVVLIESPQNLGFGRGCNLAFEHTQHCDRVLLMNPDIELFDDSVEQLLACAERVPAAGIWGGVTLGQDRLPDGANAWREPRLWHSLAWATWGDQLCIKATGTSVAAYPKSLAVGDSPYPVDAVSGCFLLIDQPMLTTLGGFDDRFFMYSEEIDLCRRARALGAQPTVCPSAQIIHEGSATVTSVNRLKFMHGARLKYFTKHSGALGGHTARALTGLGVGIRLAAFGAKSLIDPDAKIRFKTWLAVACDRSVWSLR, encoded by the coding sequence ATGTCTACTGATCAATGTATTGGTGTTGTCTTTGTCAGCTACAACTGTGGGCGTGACATCGCCGAGCTGATCGGCCGTTTGAAAGCGCAGCCTGTGGCCGGCTATCGGTTCACGTATGTCGTTGTCGACAACGCCTCGGCGGATGACTCGGTGGAACGTTTGGCGGGCATTGTGTCGGAGGATGTCGTACTGATCGAATCGCCGCAGAATCTGGGATTTGGGCGCGGCTGCAATTTAGCCTTTGAGCATACCCAACACTGCGACCGGGTGCTGTTGATGAACCCCGATATTGAGCTGTTTGATGACTCGGTTGAACAGCTGTTAGCGTGCGCCGAGCGCGTGCCGGCGGCAGGTATCTGGGGCGGCGTTACCCTGGGCCAAGATCGCTTGCCTGACGGTGCCAATGCGTGGCGCGAGCCACGTTTGTGGCACAGCCTGGCGTGGGCGACATGGGGTGATCAGTTATGCATCAAAGCGACCGGGACCAGCGTGGCGGCATACCCCAAAAGCCTCGCGGTAGGTGATTCCCCTTATCCCGTCGATGCAGTGTCCGGGTGCTTCCTGCTGATTGATCAACCCATGTTGACGACCCTCGGCGGCTTCGACGATCGGTTCTTTATGTACAGCGAAGAAATTGACCTGTGTCGTCGTGCGCGTGCGCTCGGTGCGCAACCGACGGTGTGCCCATCCGCTCAGATTATTCATGAGGGCAGTGCCACGGTCACGTCAGTCAACCGGCTTAAGTTCATGCATGGCGCCCGTCTCAAGTACTTTACAAAACACTCAGGTGCACTGGGCGGACATACGGCACGCGCACTGACTGGACTTGGCGTCGGCATCCGCTTAGCCGCATTTGGTGCCAAGTCGTTAATCGATCCTGACGCAAAAATTCGTTTCAAAACCTGGTTGGCGGTGGCCTGCGACCGCAGTGTTTGGTCGCTGCGATGA
- the xrtD gene encoding VPLPA-CTERM-specific exosortase XrtD, with translation MSTHNLTLPWQRPSSEQWMLIAIGVFQLAIYAEPMARIIGVWWNSAEYGHGLFMPFVAGYIVWLNRAALSSAPRNMITIGYLGLALSLFLMLGASLSNLESVKLYSLLAAVISYFTLAYGWIGLRIIAVPALLMFLVIPLPYLLISQLTAGLQLISSELGTWFIRLFGYSVFLEGNLIDMGSFKLAVVEACSGLRYLFPLSSFAVLVAYFVRSGWLFKTLLVLATVPVTILMNSLRIAGTGVIVNTFGIEAAQGFLHDFEGWVVFVAALAVMVLMVLAYGALTRRGAGIDSLFDFEPRGDAGEAVDGASVQVTKRPAVVLGLAALVAASVAAVTFNSTAFVPDRLSFYDFPTRLGDKQLYAKGLGLGEIEILRPDDYFLGDYVSDSGDLVGLYMIYYEEQKEGSALHSPKVCIPGGGWEIVDENIRVISLGVDVEVAVNRAVIQRGEITQVVYYWIDQMGVTYTNEYLARASLLKSATLKGRSDGALVRVNSVVHDGDFDSTDAELDHFVRKMYVFLRDYLPS, from the coding sequence TTGAGCACGCATAATCTGACGTTGCCATGGCAACGTCCCAGTTCAGAGCAGTGGATGCTGATCGCGATTGGCGTGTTTCAACTGGCTATTTACGCCGAGCCGATGGCTCGAATTATCGGTGTCTGGTGGAACAGCGCCGAATATGGGCATGGCCTGTTTATGCCCTTTGTCGCGGGCTATATCGTTTGGCTTAACCGCGCCGCATTGTCATCCGCGCCGCGCAACATGATCACCATCGGGTACCTCGGTTTGGCGCTCAGCCTGTTTTTGATGCTGGGGGCGTCGCTGTCAAATTTGGAATCCGTCAAGCTGTACTCATTGTTAGCGGCCGTGATCAGTTATTTTACACTGGCGTACGGTTGGATTGGGCTGCGCATTATAGCGGTGCCAGCTTTGCTGATGTTTTTGGTGATCCCGCTGCCCTACCTACTCATTTCACAACTCACGGCGGGCTTACAGCTGATCTCGTCTGAGCTGGGCACCTGGTTTATTCGGTTATTTGGTTACTCCGTGTTTTTGGAAGGCAACCTGATCGATATGGGCAGTTTTAAGCTGGCGGTGGTCGAGGCCTGCAGCGGGCTGCGGTATCTGTTTCCGCTCTCAAGTTTTGCCGTGCTGGTGGCGTACTTTGTGCGGTCCGGCTGGCTGTTTAAAACACTGTTAGTGCTGGCCACTGTGCCGGTCACGATATTGATGAACAGTCTGCGGATTGCTGGCACCGGAGTGATCGTCAATACCTTTGGGATCGAGGCGGCTCAGGGTTTTCTGCATGACTTTGAGGGGTGGGTTGTTTTTGTGGCAGCGCTCGCCGTGATGGTGCTCATGGTGTTGGCGTATGGGGCGCTCACCCGACGCGGCGCGGGCATTGATTCACTGTTTGATTTCGAGCCCCGTGGGGACGCTGGCGAAGCTGTGGACGGCGCGTCAGTTCAGGTCACTAAGCGGCCCGCAGTAGTCCTTGGGCTGGCTGCACTGGTTGCGGCGTCGGTGGCGGCGGTGACGTTCAATTCAACGGCGTTCGTGCCGGATCGCTTGTCGTTTTATGACTTTCCGACGCGACTGGGTGACAAACAGCTGTATGCCAAAGGCCTGGGGCTTGGCGAGATCGAAATACTGCGCCCCGATGATTATTTCCTCGGTGACTATGTCAGTGACTCGGGTGACCTGGTCGGTCTCTACATGATCTATTACGAAGAGCAAAAGGAAGGCAGCGCCTTGCACTCCCCAAAGGTCTGCATCCCCGGCGGCGGGTGGGAGATTGTTGACGAAAACATACGAGTGATCTCGCTTGGCGTCGACGTCGAGGTAGCCGTCAACCGTGCCGTCATTCAGCGCGGTGAAATCACCCAAGTGGTCTATTACTGGATCGATCAGATGGGCGTGACGTACACCAACGAATATCTGGCACGGGCGTCGCTGCTCAAAAGTGCGACGCTCAAAGGCCGCTCCGACGGCGCCTTAGTGCGCGTCAACTCCGTGGTTCATGACGGTGACTTTGACTCGACGGACGCCGAGCTCGATCACTTTGTCCGAAAAATGTATGTGTTCTTGCGCGATTACTTGCCCAGCTAA
- a CDS encoding tetratricopeptide repeat protein encodes MKNCRFTLRALVLVSSLAVLSGCQSPEEKVQAFVDKAVAQAAAGDYAAAHIEFSNALQINPNHIGGLFGVTEVFEHEQKWKQVHQYLKRVLELDPDHVPALHKVARLEVAGNQLDTALARSQRLKRLDPNSAELHALDALIELREQRPVLADAAARRAIAIDPTNEDAVLVIATLTLQAGKVDEALSIAERLQSHDSSAIDMFRVTAVEKTDDIERIAAVYRDVIAKHPDESLLSLRLAGFYADAGRIDDGRAVMLQALAQSPDNRELENQFLAYIQHMSGNQAMLDEVNQLIATTPDRLDLLNKKAIVLNRMNPAGDLNSQIESLLLSVAQQGGDSVDAHDAKIALASSAFSVADDDRGDGLIAEVLAADPEHQAALRIKASRMIEEGDADAGLTVLRALQADNPRDARVALAIARAHRMADRFDLAVDQYRRAAEINPRDPDMAVEYARLLKDRNQLAEADQVLVDSLSASIADNVRQWSLLADIRLARQDWIGAGQAGQQLQQVEGTEEAGQQVVALALVGQNRFDEGIASLQQIFEQSDAKARPMVALVNSYVRSGRGQQALDFLDSVLLKDPTNALAMIVKARSQRTLGLTQQAESSYREYISNHPENPTAYAELSSLLVQTDRLAAGLAVLDQGLSRFDDDQSLLFRRSAVLTQLDRKAEAVEVLAALLESSPDFDAAANNLAVLLVEQTPWRDTQRALALAERFKRTQVPAFLDTLGWVNLQAGDVNNAIYFLESAAKGDPNDGAIRYHLSHAYIAANRNAAARAELARAQDDTRYADRPWFGTIKTTLESLQD; translated from the coding sequence ATGAAAAACTGTCGTTTTACGCTGCGTGCTCTGGTGCTTGTGTCTAGCCTTGCCGTGCTTTCAGGTTGTCAAAGTCCGGAGGAAAAGGTTCAAGCCTTCGTCGATAAGGCGGTTGCACAGGCCGCTGCCGGTGATTACGCGGCGGCCCATATTGAGTTTTCGAACGCGCTTCAAATCAATCCCAACCACATCGGCGGATTGTTCGGTGTCACCGAAGTCTTCGAGCATGAGCAGAAGTGGAAGCAGGTTCACCAGTACCTCAAACGTGTCTTGGAACTTGACCCCGACCATGTTCCCGCGCTGCATAAAGTTGCGCGCCTTGAAGTGGCAGGGAACCAACTGGACACAGCGCTTGCACGCAGCCAGCGTCTAAAACGCCTCGATCCGAATTCGGCGGAATTGCATGCATTAGACGCCTTAATTGAACTGCGCGAGCAACGCCCCGTGCTGGCTGACGCAGCGGCGCGCCGTGCCATTGCCATCGACCCCACCAATGAAGACGCAGTGTTGGTGATTGCGACCTTGACGTTGCAAGCCGGCAAGGTCGACGAAGCACTGTCGATCGCGGAACGTTTGCAGTCCCATGACTCCAGTGCCATCGATATGTTCCGAGTCACTGCGGTGGAAAAGACCGACGACATCGAGCGAATCGCAGCCGTGTATCGGGATGTGATTGCCAAGCACCCGGACGAGAGCTTGTTATCGCTGCGCCTGGCCGGCTTTTATGCGGACGCAGGTCGTATCGACGACGGGCGTGCGGTCATGCTGCAGGCACTGGCCCAATCCCCTGATAATCGCGAGCTGGAAAATCAGTTTCTCGCGTACATTCAACACATGTCCGGCAACCAGGCGATGCTTGACGAAGTCAATCAACTGATCGCAACCACTCCCGATCGACTCGATTTACTGAATAAAAAAGCGATTGTGTTGAATCGTATGAACCCGGCCGGCGATCTGAACTCGCAAATCGAATCCCTGTTGTTGTCGGTGGCGCAGCAGGGGGGGGATTCGGTTGACGCTCACGACGCTAAAATTGCGCTGGCGTCGAGCGCGTTCTCGGTGGCGGATGATGACCGCGGTGACGGCCTGATCGCCGAAGTACTGGCGGCGGATCCAGAACATCAGGCAGCGCTGCGAATTAAAGCATCGCGCATGATTGAAGAGGGTGACGCCGATGCAGGCTTAACGGTGTTGCGTGCGCTGCAGGCCGATAACCCCCGTGACGCCCGGGTCGCGTTGGCCATTGCGCGCGCCCATCGAATGGCGGATCGCTTTGACCTTGCCGTTGACCAGTATCGACGTGCCGCCGAAATCAACCCTCGTGACCCGGACATGGCGGTCGAATATGCGCGGCTTTTGAAAGACCGGAACCAACTGGCGGAGGCGGATCAGGTATTGGTTGACAGCCTGTCGGCGTCGATCGCTGATAACGTGCGACAGTGGTCGTTGCTCGCGGACATTCGTTTGGCACGCCAGGATTGGATTGGTGCCGGGCAAGCCGGGCAACAACTGCAGCAGGTCGAGGGGACTGAAGAGGCCGGCCAGCAAGTCGTGGCCTTGGCGTTAGTGGGCCAAAATCGGTTTGATGAGGGTATTGCGTCGCTCCAACAAATATTTGAACAGTCCGATGCGAAGGCCCGTCCCATGGTGGCCCTGGTCAACTCATACGTGCGAAGTGGTCGAGGCCAGCAGGCACTGGATTTCTTAGACTCGGTTTTGCTCAAGGATCCAACCAATGCCTTAGCCATGATCGTAAAGGCGCGCAGCCAGCGCACACTGGGGCTCACGCAGCAGGCCGAGTCGAGCTACCGGGAGTACATTTCCAATCACCCAGAAAACCCAACGGCGTACGCTGAACTGTCGAGTCTGTTGGTTCAAACCGACCGGCTCGCCGCAGGGCTGGCCGTGCTTGATCAAGGGCTGAGCCGGTTCGATGACGATCAGTCATTGTTGTTCCGCCGATCAGCCGTGTTGACCCAGCTTGATCGAAAGGCTGAGGCTGTGGAGGTATTGGCCGCGCTGTTGGAGTCATCGCCTGACTTCGATGCGGCGGCCAACAACTTGGCGGTGCTGTTGGTCGAACAAACGCCGTGGCGCGACACCCAGCGCGCGCTCGCGCTTGCCGAACGATTCAAACGCACCCAGGTTCCCGCGTTTTTGGACACCTTGGGTTGGGTCAACCTTCAGGCCGGCGACGTCAACAATGCGATCTACTTTTTAGAATCGGCGGCGAAAGGCGACCCAAATGACGGCGCGATCCGGTATCACCTGTCGCATGCTTACATCGCCGCTAATCGAAACGCGGCCGCACGCGCAGAACTGGCCCGAGCACAGGACGACACGCGCTACGCGGATCGGCCCTGGTTTGGAACCATCAAGACCACGTTGGAATCGTTGCAGGATTAA
- a CDS encoding ExeA family protein, with translation MYEQFYGLNANPFTLETDPKWLFLSETHRGALGMLEYAILQHSAFSVITGPIGSGKSTLAAKILEQIDESMNVAHLNFVHSDMGSMLAWILYGFGQDYESSNRITLYDRLKTFCQEQVKLSRRNVVLIDEAQNLTGPQLEEIRTIANLNFGSTQALQILFIGQPEFRDTLAAPALEQLRQRIAVDYSILPLSVRETDEYIGHRLTGAGCDYAIFGHGAVDFIHSMTGGTPRKINILCDTLLSYGYLDEVRIVDQDYAIEVMKDRSRSGMVALGIGATATAGR, from the coding sequence ATGTACGAGCAGTTCTATGGCCTAAACGCGAACCCTTTTACTTTGGAGACCGATCCAAAGTGGCTCTTCCTGAGCGAAACACACCGCGGTGCACTCGGGATGCTGGAGTACGCAATTCTGCAGCACTCCGCGTTTTCGGTCATTACGGGTCCGATTGGGAGTGGCAAAAGCACGCTGGCGGCGAAAATTCTAGAACAGATCGACGAGAGCATGAATGTCGCCCATCTAAACTTTGTGCATTCGGACATGGGGTCGATGTTGGCCTGGATACTTTATGGTTTTGGGCAGGACTATGAGTCATCCAACCGAATAACGCTGTACGACCGGCTCAAGACGTTTTGTCAGGAGCAGGTCAAGTTGAGCCGGCGTAACGTGGTGCTGATCGACGAGGCGCAGAATTTGACCGGGCCTCAGCTTGAAGAGATTCGCACCATTGCCAACTTGAACTTTGGCTCGACCCAAGCGCTGCAAATTCTGTTTATTGGTCAACCCGAGTTCCGCGACACACTCGCGGCACCGGCGCTGGAGCAGCTACGACAGCGTATCGCCGTCGATTACAGCATTTTGCCGTTGTCGGTGCGTGAAACCGATGAGTACATCGGGCATCGGCTTACCGGGGCTGGCTGCGACTATGCGATATTCGGTCATGGGGCGGTGGACTTTATTCATTCGATGACCGGCGGAACGCCGCGAAAGATCAATATTTTGTGCGACACACTGCTGTCGTATGGCTACTTGGACGAAGTGCGAATTGTTGACCAGGACTATGCGATCGAGGTCATGAAGGATCGCAGTCGCTCGGGCATGGTGGCCCTTGGAATCGGCGCTACGGCGACGGCGGGACGCTGA
- a CDS encoding oligosaccharide flippase family protein, producing MITGYYKSVGWNSLAQFGGQAINLGVLLVLTTELSPGVFGTFAATLFIVALSGTLIEFGLLSGLIYQDSISRLQKTGAALLSSALLLVVWCGIGLGADVLSAWMKVEGAGQLAQLTLLGFALVPLSIGADAQIRKNNQYRQLAIANISSVLLSGMVAIGCVYSGYTTWALVAQFVVHNLTRSCLLFAQAPWVPKFGGLGAMFSTLRYSAKTTVSNAQTQLSESVDTLIVSRLFGADGLGIYAIALRLASYPLNKIKHIIGMILFPAFVSVRDSNAALMNQSVEVRLNSLCWVSPLFVAIAVFSAHIETLYFHGQWQGVGELISIMCVGFAIEMAFFGQPQLLQARGLLNQLNAAIAFQIVVFFMLAQALAPQFGLTAVAYALVLSRLGQCAYLAVVASRTLNLSPVRFMAPLARPFVTTLSLGLCGVVLWHMDISLSAFSVAFMLAATLVYAIQAYWFCRALPKAAISRYIVSVASALLRRGHGYE from the coding sequence GTGATTACTGGGTATTACAAAAGCGTTGGCTGGAACTCGCTGGCCCAATTCGGTGGACAGGCAATTAACCTGGGCGTTTTGCTGGTTCTGACCACGGAGCTAAGCCCCGGCGTCTTTGGCACCTTTGCGGCAACCTTATTCATTGTGGCGCTGTCCGGCACCTTGATTGAATTTGGTTTGCTGTCGGGGCTTATTTACCAGGACAGCATTTCCCGGCTACAAAAAACCGGTGCCGCTTTGCTGTCGTCTGCGCTGCTGCTGGTGGTTTGGTGTGGCATCGGTTTGGGGGCTGACGTTCTGTCGGCGTGGATGAAAGTCGAGGGTGCCGGGCAATTAGCGCAGCTGACTTTACTCGGGTTTGCACTGGTGCCGCTGTCAATTGGAGCCGATGCGCAGATACGCAAGAACAACCAGTACCGGCAGCTGGCGATCGCCAATATTTCATCCGTATTGTTGTCCGGCATGGTCGCCATCGGCTGCGTTTACTCGGGTTATACGACCTGGGCGCTGGTCGCTCAGTTTGTCGTTCACAACCTAACACGCAGTTGTTTGCTGTTTGCCCAGGCGCCTTGGGTGCCGAAATTCGGGGGCCTAGGGGCAATGTTCTCGACCTTGCGCTATTCGGCTAAAACCACGGTCAGCAACGCCCAAACACAGCTCAGCGAGTCGGTCGACACCCTGATCGTATCCCGTTTGTTTGGCGCCGACGGTTTGGGGATCTATGCCATTGCCTTGCGCTTGGCCAGTTACCCGCTCAACAAAATTAAGCACATCATTGGAATGATCTTGTTTCCGGCCTTTGTCAGTGTCCGGGATTCCAACGCGGCACTGATGAATCAGAGCGTGGAAGTGCGGCTCAACTCGTTGTGTTGGGTCAGCCCCTTGTTCGTGGCAATTGCTGTTTTTTCGGCCCACATTGAAACACTCTACTTTCACGGGCAATGGCAGGGCGTCGGCGAATTGATATCGATTATGTGTGTCGGGTTCGCGATTGAGATGGCGTTTTTTGGCCAGCCGCAGCTGTTGCAGGCCCGGGGGCTGCTAAACCAACTGAATGCGGCTATCGCCTTTCAAATTGTGGTGTTTTTTATGCTGGCACAGGCGCTGGCACCGCAATTTGGATTGACTGCAGTCGCCTACGCGCTTGTGCTCTCGCGTCTAGGCCAGTGTGCGTACCTCGCTGTGGTGGCATCGCGTACGTTGAACCTATCGCCGGTTCGGTTTATGGCGCCACTAGCCCGGCCCTTTGTGACCACGCTCAGCTTGGGGCTGTGTGGTGTGGTGTTGTGGCACATGGACATTTCGTTGTCCGCGTTCAGTGTCGCATTCATGCTCGCAGCAACCCTGGTCTATGCGATCCAGGCCTACTGGTTTTGCCGGGCATTACCCAAGGCCGCTATTAGTCGCTACATCGTCAGTGTGGCGAGCGCGTTGCTGCGCCGAGGTCACGGCTATGAGTGA
- a CDS encoding glycosyltransferase family 2 protein, protein MSDGKVVVLMAAYNVAEFINEAIESVLRQSYGHFELHIFDDGSRDDTLSLAAAYTDPRVQIHHWPGHANKGKASCLNYLMEHTQCDYYMMMDADDTAHPRRIELNIQAAQADPERVLVMSGHELIVGAQRMAPNGHFYAASEVKQIFKNCRMPAHDPTMFFRADIGRELGFDEEQRLGQGVDFCQRLSERGAVHVLPDVLYHYRINPGSITHRQSSAKTEFVYRVVAKAAERRGHPIPTREQFENDNRRWLNDDNNLAGHFLESVRYQMATGQVAGAWRTVVQSLQLMPCRRRSTYKASAGFLIGLVTAGWWHGRANANRGAAS, encoded by the coding sequence ATGAGTGATGGCAAGGTCGTGGTCTTGATGGCCGCCTACAACGTTGCTGAGTTTATCAACGAGGCCATCGAATCGGTGCTGAGGCAGTCATATGGTCACTTTGAGCTGCACATATTCGACGATGGCAGCCGCGATGACACCTTGAGCTTAGCGGCGGCCTATACCGACCCTCGTGTCCAGATTCATCATTGGCCCGGGCATGCCAATAAAGGCAAGGCGAGCTGCCTGAACTACCTCATGGAACACACACAATGCGACTATTATATGATGATGGACGCGGACGACACGGCGCATCCGCGCCGGATTGAACTGAATATCCAGGCCGCACAAGCCGACCCCGAACGGGTGCTGGTGATGTCCGGTCACGAACTGATCGTGGGGGCGCAGCGAATGGCCCCAAACGGGCACTTTTATGCGGCGTCCGAGGTTAAACAGATATTTAAAAACTGCCGCATGCCGGCGCATGATCCGACCATGTTTTTCAGGGCGGACATCGGGCGGGAGCTGGGGTTTGATGAGGAACAACGGTTGGGGCAAGGCGTGGATTTCTGTCAACGATTATCCGAGCGCGGCGCGGTTCACGTGCTGCCGGACGTCTTGTATCACTACCGAATTAATCCTGGATCGATTACGCATCGTCAATCGAGCGCGAAAACCGAGTTCGTTTATCGGGTGGTTGCAAAGGCGGCCGAGCGTCGCGGACACCCGATTCCTACGCGTGAACAGTTCGAAAATGACAATCGCCGCTGGTTGAACGACGACAACAACCTGGCCGGTCACTTCCTCGAAAGTGTGCGCTATCAAATGGCAACGGGGCAGGTCGCAGGGGCCTGGCGCACCGTGGTGCAGTCGTTGCAGCTGATGCCGTGCCGTCGTCGTTCCACGTACAAGGCATCGGCTGGATTTTTGATTGGTTTGGTGACCGCTGGCTGGTGGCACGGTCGCGCCAATGCAAACCGGGGTGCCGCGTCCTGA